Proteins from a single region of Bos javanicus breed banteng chromosome 7, ARS-OSU_banteng_1.0, whole genome shotgun sequence:
- the LOC133251647 gene encoding LOW QUALITY PROTEIN: S-adenosylmethionine decarboxylase proenzyme-like (The sequence of the model RefSeq protein was modified relative to this genomic sequence to represent the inferred CDS: substituted 1 base at 1 genomic stop codon), translated as MEAAHFFEGTEKLLEIWFSRQXPDANQGTGDLPTIPRSEWDILLKDVQCSIISVTKTDKHEAYVLSESSTFASKRRFILKTCGTTLLLKALVPLLKLARDYSGFDSIQSFFYSRKNFMKPSHQRYPHRNFQEEIEFLNAVFPNGAAYCMGRMNSDCWYLYTLDFPESRVINQPDQTLEILMSELDPEVMDQFYMKDGVTAKDVTRESGIRDLIPGSVIDATMFNPCGYSMNGMKSDGTYWTIHITPEPEFSYVSFKTNLSQTSYDDLIRKVGEVFKPGKFVTTLFVNQSSKCRTVLSSPQKIEGFKRLDCQSALFDDYNFVFTSFAKQQQQQQS; from the coding sequence ATGGAAGCTGCACATTTTTTCGAAGGGACCGAGAAACTGCTGGAGATTTGGTTCTCCAGGCAGTAACCCGACGCAAACCAAGGAactggggatcttcccaccaTCCCAAGATCCGAGTGGGACATACTTTTGAAGGATGTGCAATGTTCAATCATAAGTGTGACAAAAACTGACAAGCACGAAGCTTATGTACTCAGTGAGAGTAGCACGTTTGCCTCCAAGAGACGTTTCATTTTGAAGACATGTGGTACCACCCTCTTGCTGAAAGCACTGGTTCCCCTGTTGAAACTTGCTAGGGATTACAGTGGGTTTGACTCAATTCAAAGCTTCTTTTATTCTCGTAAGAATTTCATGAAGCCTTCTCACCAAAGGTACCCACACCGGAATTTCCAGGAAGAAATAGAGTTCCTTAATGCAGTTTTCCCAAATGGAGCAGCATATTGTATGGGACGCATGAATTCTGACTGTTGGTACTTGTATACTTTGGATTTCCCAGAGAGTAGGGTAATCAATCAGCCAGATCAAACCCTGGAAATTCTGATGAGTGAGCTTGACCCAGAAGTTATGGACCAGTTCTACATGAAAGATGGTGTTACTGCAAAGGATGTCACTCGTGAGAGTGGAATTCGTGACCTGATACCAGGTTCTGTCATTGATGCCACAATGTTCAATCCTTGTGGGTATTCAATGAATGGGATGAAATCGGATGGAACTTATTGGACTATTCACATCACTCCAGAACCAGAATTTTCTTATGTTAGCTTTAAAACAAACTTAAGTCAGACCTCCTATGATGACCTGATCAGGAAAGTTGGGGAAGTCTTCAAGCCAGGAAAATTTGTGACCACCCTGTTTGTAAATCAGAGTTCTAAATGTCGCACAGTGCTTTCCTCGCCCCAGAAGATTGAAGGTTTTAAACGTCTTGATTGCCAGAGCGCTTTGTTCGATGATTACAATTTTGTTTTTACCAGTTTTGctaagcagcagcaacaacagcagagTTGa